In Streptomyces sp. NBC_01723, the DNA window ACTTCGTCCTGGAAGGGAAGCCGATCCGCTGCTGGTCGTGCGACTGCATGGCCTTCACCGACAGCGCGCACTGACTGCCACCCCTGCTCCTCCGGCCCGTTTCGGGCCGGGGGATGCCGTCCCTCGAACGGCGGCACACTCACCACCACACCCCAACCCGGGAGCCGACCCCATGACCCTGGTGACCCGAGACCCCGCCACCGGCCTCCGACACAGCGGCATCCGCCACCCCAACAGCCAGCCCCCGACCCCGTACGGCTGCCGCTGGTGCGGCGACGAGCAGCACCACCACGGCCGCACGTGGACGCCCAGCGTCGGCATGCACGCCTGGGAACGCCCTACCAACACCCAGATCCTCGCCCGGATGCGGGGACGCCGCCACGCCCGCCTCAACGCGGCCCCGGCGACCCACCACGCCCAATGCTTACCCAGTTATCGGATGAGGAGCTCCGATCCACGTTCCAGGTCCTGTGCGCCAACTGCAACTTCATCAAGCGACATGAGAAGGAGGAGTGGCGTCATGCCACAAAGGATTCAAAGGCGTAGGGACAAGGGGTGGATGATGCCGCCTCAGGCGGTCTACGTCGGACGCGCTCGCGGCGACTACGGCCGATGGGGCAACCCCTTCGTCATCGGGATCGACGCCGACAACGCAGCCCACGCCACCGCCCTCTACCGCGAATGGCTGGAGAACAACAGCTACGAGGTTCACGCCCCGAACAGCAGCCCCGAGCACCGGCAGGAGATGGACGACCGCCGCGACTGGATCATCACGCACATCGGTGAGCTGGCCGGGAAGGATCTCGCCTGCTGGTGCAAGCCGCCCGAGGAGGGAGAGCCGGACTGGTGCCACGCCACCGTGCTCCTGGAGATGGCCCGCGCCGAAAGGACCAGCCGATGACCGGCCCCGACGATCCGGACTGGCGGTGGGAGTTCCGCTGCGAGGACTTCGTCTACGCCCGCCTCGCCGAAGCCCAGACCACCGCCGACACTCTCCCGCCCGGCGACGTCCGCGACGCCGAACTCAACCGCATCGACACCCTCTACCTGATCGCCAACGAGCACAACATCTGGATCGACGCCCGCGGCCGCTCCCACGCCGCCTGCGTCACCTGCACCGCAACCGCCGGCGTCCCCTGCACCACCATGCGCGGCCTCGCCCGCCTCTGGCGCACCCACCCCGACTACGTCCCGGGCTGGAACGAGACCATCGACAACCCCCGCTACCGCGGCAACGTCTACGACGACTACACGCGGCGCACCACCATCTACCAGGAACGCAAAGCCGAGCTGGACGCCTTCTACGACCGGTTCGACCTGGAGCAGGTCGACGGCGGCGAACGGTGGCGCTGCAAGGCGTGCGGGGCCCACGGGGAGACGTGGAAGCCGATGCCTGGGGTCTACGACTACCCGCACGCGATCGGGACGGCCGCCCACCAGCACCCCACCTGCGAAAGGACTGCCCCGTGAAGGCTCTCACCATCCGCCAGCCCTGGGCCGGCGCCATCGCCCACCAGACCAAGCGCGTCGAGAACCGCACCTGGAAGCTGCCCGTGAAGCACGAGGGCGCCCGCGTCCTCATCCACGCCGGCGCCCAGCTCGACCGCGACGCCCAGGTGTACGGCCCGCACCTCGG includes these proteins:
- a CDS encoding DUF4326 domain-containing protein; protein product: MPQRIQRRRDKGWMMPPQAVYVGRARGDYGRWGNPFVIGIDADNAAHATALYREWLENNSYEVHAPNSSPEHRQEMDDRRDWIITHIGELAGKDLACWCKPPEEGEPDWCHATVLLEMARAERTSR